A single genomic interval of Musa acuminata AAA Group cultivar baxijiao chromosome BXJ3-4, Cavendish_Baxijiao_AAA, whole genome shotgun sequence harbors:
- the LOC103982670 gene encoding cytochrome P450 86A2 — protein sequence MDVATVVVVIACMAAYVVWFSRLAAGLCGPRVWPVLGSLPGLIQHSERMHEWISDNLRGTGGTYQTCICAIPGLARRQGMVTVTCDPRNLEHVLKTRFDNYPKGPTWHAVFLDLLGDGIFNSDGDTWLFQRKTAALEFTTRTLRIALSQWVCRSIHLRLLPILEEASARSTVVDLQDLLLRLTFDNICGLAFGKDPETLAPDLPENAFAIAFDSATEASLHRFVFPEFVWRFKKWLQVGMEATLTRSVAHVDGYLSAIIKARKLELRDGRNYDDLLSRFMKKGTYTDSFLQHVVLNFILAGRDTSSVALSWFFWLVTTHPAVERRVLLELATVLAESRGNDPKAWVATPLAFEEAGRLVYLKAALSETLRLYPSVPEDSKYVMADDVLPDGTFVPAGSSITYSIYSAGRMKSVWGDDCLEFRPERWLSPDGNRFLPHDSFKFVAFNGGPRICLGKDLAYLQMKSIAAAVLLRHQLSVAPGHRVEQKMSLTLFMRNGLRVNVHDRNLTTIAEELAATQPKMVVASELVAATA from the coding sequence atggacgtgGCGACGGTGGTTGTGGTGATTGCATGCATGGCGGCCTACGTAGTGTGGTTCTCGAGGCTGGCGGCGGGGCTTTGCGGGCCGCGGGTGTGGCCGGTGTTGGGCAGCCTCCCTGGCCTGATCCAGCACTCGGAGCGCATGCATGAGTGGATCTCCGACAACCTCCGCGGCACCGGCGGCACCTACCAGACCTGCATTTGCGCCATCCCCGGCCTCGCACGCCGGCAAGGGATGGTGACGGTCACCTGCGACCCGCGCAACCTCGAGCATGTGCTCAAGACCCGGTTCGACAACTACCCCAAGGGCCCGACATGGCACGCCGTCTTCCTGGATCTCCTAGGCGACGGCATCTTCAACTCCGATGGAGATACCTGGCTCTTCCAGCGCAAGACTGCTGCACTGGAGTTCACCACTCGCACGCTCCGAATCGCCCTGTCGCAGTGGGTCTGCCGTTCCATCCACCTCCGCCTTCTCCCCATCCTCGAAGAAGCTTCCGCCAGGTCCACGGTCGTCGACCTCCAGGATCTGCTCCTCCGGCTCACCTTTGACAACATATGCGGCCTCGCCTTCGGCAAGGACCCGGAGACGCTCGCACCCGACCTCCCGGAGAACGCCTTCGCCATCGCCTTCGACAGCGCCACCGAGGCCAGCCTCCACCGCTTCGTCTTCCCCGAGTTCGTTTGGCGGTTCAAGAAGTGGCTCCAAGTCGGCATGGAGGCCACGCTCACGCGCAGCGTCGCGCACGTCGACGGCTACCTGTCAGCCATTATCAAGGCCCGCAAGCTGGAGCTCAGAGACGGCCGGAACTACGACGACCTCCTCTCTCGGTTCATGAAGAAGGGCACTTACACCGACTCTTTTCTCCAGCATGTGGTGCTCAACTTCATTCTCGCCGGACGCGACACCTCCTCCGTCGCGCTCAGCTGGTTTTTCTGGCTGGTCACGACCCATCCGGCCGTGGAGCGCCGCGTCCTACTTGAGCTCGCCACCGTCCTCGCCGAATCCCGCGGCAACGATCCCAAAGCGTGGGTCGCCACACCTCTCGCCTTTGAGGAGGCCGGTCGCCTCGTGTACCTCAAAGCAGCCCTCTCCGAGACGCTCCGGCTCTACCCGTCCGTCCCCGAGGACTCCAAGTACGTCATGGCCGACGACGTCCTCCCCGACGGCACATTCGTGCCCGCCGGTTCCTCCATCACCTACTCCATTTACTCCGCGGGTAGGATGAAGTCGGTGTGGGGGGACGACTGCCTCGAGTTCCGACCGGAGCGATGGCTCTCACCGGACGGCAACCGGTTCCTCCCGCACGACTCGTTCAAGTTCGTGGCGTTCAACGGCGGACCGCGGATCTGCCTCGGGAAGGACCTTGCCTACCTGCAGATGAAGTCGATCGCCGCCGCCGTGTTGCTGAGGCACCAGCTGAGCGTCGCCCCCGGACACCGCGTCGAGCAGAAGATGTCGCTCACCTTGTTCATGAGGAATGGACTGAGGGTGAACGTGCACGACCGCAACCTGACCACCATCGCTGAGGAGCTCGCAGCAACTCAGCCGAAGATGGTGGTGGCTTCCGAGCTGGTGGCAGCCACTGCCTGA
- the LOC135634601 gene encoding silicon efflux transporter LSI2-like has product MALASVPAVVLGSIAFAIFWMLAVFPAVPFLPIGRTAGSLLGGMLMIIFRVISPEQAYASIDLPILGLLFGTMVVSIYLERAQMFKYLGRLLSWKSKGGRDLLCRVCLVSALASALFTNDTTCIVLTEFVLKLARQHKLPAKPFLLALASSANIGSSATPIGNPQNLVIAVQSKISFVRFFVGVVPAMLLGVVINVVFLLCMFWRQLSPKEGEEQAKEDVVTENEVNSHTFSPARMSHPSPLQPNPSPLNPQHMTPVNDVEKNTPCRNGAKRGCSQVPDMRRCLTKKALFLKGFVYIVSVGMLIALLMGLNMSWTTITAALILVVIDFKDAGPCLDKVSYSLLVFFCGMFITVDGFNRTGIPSAFWEFMEPYSRINHASGVAVLAVVILLLSNLASNVPTVLLLGAQVAKSAAAVSPDYETRAWLILAFVSTVAGNLSLLGSAANLIVCEQARKSELHGYTLSFWAHIVFGLPSTLIVTAIGLPLIKG; this is encoded by the exons ATGGCGCTTGCTTCGGTTCCTGCAGTAGTGCTGGGCTCAATTGCCTTTGCCATATTCTGGATGCTGGCTGTTTTCCCTGCAGTCCCCTTCCTACCCATAGGAAGAACTGCCGGATCTCTTCTCGGCGGCATGCTCATGATCATCTTCCGGGTCATCAGCCCCGAGCAGGCCTACGCGTCGATCGACCTCCCCATCCTTGGCCTCCTCTTCGGCACCATGGTCGTCAGCATCTACCTCGAACGAGCCCAGATGTTCAAGTACCTGGGCAGGCTGCTGTCGTGGAAGAGCAAAGGCGGCCGGGACTTGCTCTGCCGCGTCTGCCTCGTCTCGGCCTTGGCGAGCGCGCTGTTCACCAACGACACCACCTGCATCGTGCTGACCGAGTTCGTCCTCAAGCTCGCAAGGCAGCACAAGCTTCCAGCCAAGCCATTTCTCCTGGCGCTGGCGTCCAGCGCCAACATCGGTTCCAGCGCGACGCCCATCGGCAACCCGCAGAACCTGGTGATAGCCGTTCAAAGCAAGATCTCCTTCGTCAGATTCTTCGTGGGAGTCGTCCCCGCGATGCTCCTCGGCGTCGTCATCAACGTGGTGTTCCTTCTCTGCATGTTCTGGCGGCAGCTGTCGCCAAAGGAAGGCGAAGAACAGGCGAAGGAAGACGTGGTCACCGAGAACGAAGTGAACTCCCATACCTTCTCGCCTGCGAGGATGTCGCACCCGTCTCCCTTGCAGCCCAACCCTTCTCCTCTGAATCCCCAACACATGACTCCCGTGAACGACGTCGAGAAGAACACCCCATGCAGGAACGGCGCCAAGCGAGGCTGCTCCCAAGTTCCCGACATGAGGAGGTGTTTGACCAAGAAGGCGCTGTTTCTGAAGGGCTTCGTCTACATCGTCAGTGTTGGCATGCTGATAGCGCTGCTCATGGGACTAAACATGTCATGGACTACGATCACTGCTGCTCTAATACTTGTGGTGATCGACTTCAAGGATGCTGGCCCTTGTCTGGACAAG GTTTCATATTCCCTACTGGTGTTCTTCTGTGGGATGTTCATCACAGTCGATGGATTCAACAGGACAGGAATACCAAGTGCCTTCTGGGAATTCATGGAACCTTACTCCAGAATAAATCATGCGAGTGGCGTAGCAGTGCTCGCCGTGGTCATACTGCTGCTATCAAACCTGGCGTCCAATGTCCCCACTG TGCTGTTGCTGGGAGCTCAGGTGGCGAAATCCGCGGCGGCGGTGTCGCCGGACTACGAGACGCGGGCATGGCTGATCCTGGCGTTCGTGAGCACCGTCGCCGGGAACCTGTCGCTCCTCGGGTCCGCCGCGAACCTCATCGTGTGCGAGCAGGCGCGGAAGTCGGAGCTCCATGGCTACACCCTCTCCTTCTGGGCGCACATCGTCTTCGGCCTCCCATCGACGCTCATCGTCACGGCGATCGGCCTCCCCTTGATCAAGGGTTAG